A window of the Dioscorea cayenensis subsp. rotundata cultivar TDr96_F1 chromosome 14, TDr96_F1_v2_PseudoChromosome.rev07_lg8_w22 25.fasta, whole genome shotgun sequence genome harbors these coding sequences:
- the LOC120275283 gene encoding uncharacterized protein LOC120275283 isoform X1, with protein MKGRSHPLPTADPPDDWGDGSWTVDCSCGVTYDDGEEMVSCDECGVWVHTRCSRFSKGDSSFACHKCTAPSSSSAHAIGGDAEETEVARLLAELPTKAGYSCFPNPSPPRRPVRLWAETPLEDRVHVQGVPGGDPALFRGLSSVFTSELWKCTGYVPKKFNFQYKEFPCWDEKEGDEEEEDENPANRGAGVLFSLSKEILPRVPSARNFDWRSSEGVRKREGVRPLGGGSRSQSSGKKERNNRFRVVGGHSGKRKKEDQGEGKDRSSKKKARSIAYKAMEANNKRGSVGRVNKSDMFEDGSLQVAESNLEDQKMVDTKKGLSELNSGDHLVEEDKVSTKSGNTIVVNAQRGSFSDQGLKQNNSEAPVKVGRAEQLDIVKTENATDDDAFIAAGGQGNEPVKVLVKEEDVSNVVHGLKQPNDGDHHEGVVTGSENSNHVDTIPQNTHLGIIDSTRPPDANGTILLSSKMYEIEVKSEFGGEQITENAEFQSHPTTNGILADAHQVPWKPHSSMCCSTENPQQHEPISCLQPDEHRSHGEVVDESAGLVVAPEGSTGGKLDSVNALESLKSGDPDISHSTCDACELDNGGRIVSPIQGTSRGDSAGPTSSLEEKHDSIAYDSPKSAGPYTGQPASSGHKGLGKIPSSALVSSRSVLGKPDSGKSESPGIAASLTTMKAVHSSKPHRVKVNTSSVGKKEDVTIGVSPEESTQVISKHPTKDNSRVSTYSESILSQPSKISYASASKHDLSDPKEKHAGSSSRASIRENMGILSEVNTQGASSVQIKVKSSTCQKNEKNNQPFSQPSSKIFNNSIGMRLPTSVNTLNAGLSDEELALLLHQQLNSSPRVPRVPRVRQATGMQLTSPTGTSMLSKRSSFSGGKDHVVVPRRKNKEDPSRDGSRNSRELSGDTKRLGRYPLSPDKKHLDSSLMTVGSFKNDAWSRSPDSATSGRKNTPIASTAGSNSTHSSSLDVNGQNVLATRSLTKDISDDDGVSARTLPGLVDEIMKKGRCTSYEELCDAVHPHWHSLRKPNGERYAYSSHSQAVLDCLRNRNEWSHLIDRGPKTNSSKKRRKIDSDTSYIESESEDAKNKDTKEEDDKNGDSHREDFPKGKRKARKRRHLELHSRSSKDRKRHKQDLTVNDPAAHSHSSNEDDDSDEDESQEARFHAVGTEVSASSSDETD; from the exons ATGAAGGGCCGGTCTCATCCCCTACCGACGGCGGACCCGCCTGATGACTGGGGCGACGGTTCCTGGACCGTGGATTGCTCCTGCGGCGTCACCTATGATGATGGCGAGGAGATGGTGAGCTGCGACGAGTGCGGCGTCTGGGTGCACACGCGTTGTTCCCGATTCTCCAAGGGGGATTCCTCTTTCGCCTGCCATAAGTGCACTGCTCCATCTTCTTCCTCTGCTCATGCTATTGGAGGCGATGCCGAAGAGACGGAGGTCGCCCGCCTCCTTGCTGAGCTCCCCACCAAGGCTGGTTACTCCTGCTTTCCGAATCCTTCTCCTCCGCGGCGCCCCGTCCGCCTCTGGGCGGAAACCCCCCTCGAAGATCGGGTCCATGTGCAAGGGGTTCCCGGTGGGGATCCGGCTCTCTTTCGCGGTCTCTCGTCTGTTTTCACCTCCGAGTTGTGGAAGTGCACCGGGTATGTGCCTAAGAAGTTTAATTTCCAGTATAAGGAGTTTCCTTGCTGGGATGAAAAGGAGGGGGAcgaggaggaagaggatgagAATCCTGCGAACCGTGGTGCTGGCGTACTGTTCTCGTTGTCGAAGGAGATTCTTCCTCGCGTACCCAGCGCGAGAAATTTCGATTGGAGGTCATCAGAAGGAGTGAGGAAGCGTGAGGGTGTTAGGCCTTTGGGCGGCGGCAGCCGCTCCCAGAGCAGTGGTAAGAAGGAAAGAAATAACCGGTTTCGGGTAGTTGGAGGCCATTCTGGCAAGCGAAAGAAGGAGGACCAGGGTGAAGGAAAGGACCGGAGCTCGAAGAAAAAGGCCAGGAGCATAGCTTATAAGGCCATGGAGGCTAACAACAAGAGAG GTTCAGTTGGTCGTGTCAACAAATCTGACATGTTTGAGGACGGCAGTCTTCAGGTTGCAGAGTCTAATCTTGAAGATCAGAAGATGGTGGATACAAAGAAAGGCCTTTCAGAATTAAATTCCGGTGATCACCTGGTAGAGGAGGATAAAGTCAGCACAAAATCTGGTAACACTATAGTTGTTAACGCCCAAAGGGGAAGTTTTTCTGATCAAGGATTGAAGCAGAATAACTCGGAAGCACCTGTAAAGGTTGGAAGAGCTGAACAGTTGGATATTGTAAAAACCGAGAATGCTACTGATGATGATGCTTTCATTGCAGCTGGAGGTCAGGGAAATGAGCCTGTCAAGGTTTTGGTTAAAGAAGAG GATGTCAGCAATGTTGTACATGGCTTAAAACAACCAAATGATGGGGATCATCATGAAGGTGTTGTGACAGGCTCTGAGAACTCAAACCATGTTGATACTATTCCACAGAACACTCATCTGGGAATAATCGATTCTACAAGGCCTCCAGATGCAAATGGTACAATTTTACTCAGTTCTAAAATGTATGAAATTGAAGTGAAAAGTGAATTCGGTGGTGAGCAAATCACAGAAAATGCAGAATTTCAATCACATCCTACAACAAATGGCATATTGGCTGATGCGCATCAGGTGCCGTGGAAGCCACACAGTTCCATGTGCTGCTCAACTGAGAATCCTCAGCAGCATGAACCCATTAGCTGTTTGCAACCTGATGAACACAGATCACATGGAGAG GTAGTGGATGAATCAGCAGGGTTAGTGGTAGCCCCTGAAGGTTCCACTGGAGGGAAGCTTGACTCAGTAAATGCCCTAGAGTCCCTGAAATCAGGAGACCCAGACATCAGTCATTCTACTTGCGATGCTTGTGAATTGGATAACGGTGGCAGGATAGTTTCACCAATACAGGGTACCTCAAGAGGTGACTCAGCAGGACCCACTAGTTCTTTAGAAGAAAAACATGACTCCATTGCTTATGATTCCCCCAAATCAGCAGGGCCATACACTGGTCAACCGGCTAGCAGTGGTCATAAAGGTCTGGGAAAAATTCCTTCATCTGCACTAGTCAGCTCTAGATCAGTTTTGGGAAAGCCTGATTCGGGAAAGTCTGAGTCACCAGGTATTGCAGCATCCTTGACAACTATGAAGGCTGTTCACTCATCCAAACCACATCGAGTGAAGGTAAACACATCTTCTGTGGGCAAGAAAGAAGATGTGACTATTGGAGTATCACCAGAAGAAAGTACACAAGTGATTTCAAAGCATCCAACAAAGGACAATTCTAGAGTTTCCACATATTCTGAATCCATATTATCACAGCCAAGCAAAATCTCTTACGCTTCTGCTTCTAAGCATGATTTATCAGATCCAAAAGAAAAGCATGCAGGTTCATCTTCTAGAGCTTCCATCAGAGAGAATATGGGAATATTGAGTGAGGTGAATACTCAAGGTGCATCTTCGGTTCAAATCAAAGTGAAATCTTCAACAtgccaaaaaaatgaaaagaacaatCAACCGTTTTCTCAACCATCAtcaaagattttcaataattcaattgGTATGCGGCTGCCAACCTCAGTTAATACTCTAAATGCAGGACTGAGTGATGAAGAG CTAGCACTATTGCTACATCAACAACTAAACAGCTCTCCTAGAGTTCCTAGGGTGCCCCGAGTGCGTCAAGCAACTGGTATGCAGTTGACCTCTCCAACTGGCACAAGTATGCTATCAAAGCGGTCTTCCTTCTCTGGAGGAAAAGATCATGTTGTG GTTCCTAGAAGGAAGAACAAGGAAGATCCATCCAGAGATGGTTCTCGCAATTCTCGGGAGTTAAGTGGTGACACCAAAAGGCTGGGCAGGTACCCACTGTCTCCTGATAAAAAACATCTGGACTCTTCCCTTATGACAGTTGGCTCTTTCAAGAATGATGCATGGAGTAGGTCTCCTGATAGTGCTACATCTGGGAGGAAGAATACTCCCATTGCTTCCACTGCAGGGTCAAACAGTACCCATTCTTCATCCTTAGATGTAAATGGACAAAATGTTTTAGCCACAAGAAGTTTGACCAAGGATATTTCTGATGACGATGGTGTTTCTGCTCGCACTCTGCCAG GTTTGGTTGATGAGATTATGAAGAAGGGTAGGTGCACATCATATGAAGAGCTATGTGATGCTGTTCATCCG CATTGGCATAGCTTGAGGAAGCCAAATGGCGAACGATATGCATATTCAAGCCATTCACAAGCTGTCTTGGACTGTCTGAGGAACAGGAATGAATGGTCACATCTCATTGATCGGGGTCCCAAG ACAAATTCAAgtaagaaaaggagaaagattGATTCTGACACATCATACATAGAATCTGAGAGCGAAGATGCCAAAAACAAGGACACGAAAGAGGAAGACGACAAGAATGGAGATTCACATCGAGAAGATTTCCCAAAGGGCAAGAGGAAAGCCCGGAAACGCAGACACCTGGAACTACACAGTCGAAGTTCAAAAGACAGGAAGAGGCACAAGCAAGATTTGACGGTTAATGATCCGGCAGCACATTCCCATTCAAGCAACGAAGACGATGACAGTGATGAGGATGAAAGCCAAGAAGCCAGATTCCATGCTGTAGGAACTGAGGTCTCTGCATCCTCCTCTGATGAAACCGACTAA
- the LOC120275283 gene encoding uncharacterized protein LOC120275283 isoform X2 — translation MKGRSHPLPTADPPDDWGDGSWTVDCSCGVTYDDGEEMVSCDECGVWVHTRCSRFSKGDSSFACHKCTAPSSSSAHAIGGDAEETEVARLLAELPTKAGYSCFPNPSPPRRPVRLWAETPLEDRVHVQGVPGGDPALFRGLSSVFTSELWKCTGYVPKKFNFQYKEFPCWDEKEGDEEEEDENPANRGAGVLFSLSKEILPRVPSARNFDWRSSEGVRKREGVRPLGGGSRSQSSGKKERNNRFRVVGGHSGKRKKEDQGEGKDRSSKKKARSIAYKAMEANNKRVGRVNKSDMFEDGSLQVAESNLEDQKMVDTKKGLSELNSGDHLVEEDKVSTKSGNTIVVNAQRGSFSDQGLKQNNSEAPVKVGRAEQLDIVKTENATDDDAFIAAGGQGNEPVKVLVKEEDVSNVVHGLKQPNDGDHHEGVVTGSENSNHVDTIPQNTHLGIIDSTRPPDANGTILLSSKMYEIEVKSEFGGEQITENAEFQSHPTTNGILADAHQVPWKPHSSMCCSTENPQQHEPISCLQPDEHRSHGEVVDESAGLVVAPEGSTGGKLDSVNALESLKSGDPDISHSTCDACELDNGGRIVSPIQGTSRGDSAGPTSSLEEKHDSIAYDSPKSAGPYTGQPASSGHKGLGKIPSSALVSSRSVLGKPDSGKSESPGIAASLTTMKAVHSSKPHRVKVNTSSVGKKEDVTIGVSPEESTQVISKHPTKDNSRVSTYSESILSQPSKISYASASKHDLSDPKEKHAGSSSRASIRENMGILSEVNTQGASSVQIKVKSSTCQKNEKNNQPFSQPSSKIFNNSIGMRLPTSVNTLNAGLSDEELALLLHQQLNSSPRVPRVPRVRQATGMQLTSPTGTSMLSKRSSFSGGKDHVVVPRRKNKEDPSRDGSRNSRELSGDTKRLGRYPLSPDKKHLDSSLMTVGSFKNDAWSRSPDSATSGRKNTPIASTAGSNSTHSSSLDVNGQNVLATRSLTKDISDDDGVSARTLPGLVDEIMKKGRCTSYEELCDAVHPHWHSLRKPNGERYAYSSHSQAVLDCLRNRNEWSHLIDRGPKTNSSKKRRKIDSDTSYIESESEDAKNKDTKEEDDKNGDSHREDFPKGKRKARKRRHLELHSRSSKDRKRHKQDLTVNDPAAHSHSSNEDDDSDEDESQEARFHAVGTEVSASSSDETD, via the exons ATGAAGGGCCGGTCTCATCCCCTACCGACGGCGGACCCGCCTGATGACTGGGGCGACGGTTCCTGGACCGTGGATTGCTCCTGCGGCGTCACCTATGATGATGGCGAGGAGATGGTGAGCTGCGACGAGTGCGGCGTCTGGGTGCACACGCGTTGTTCCCGATTCTCCAAGGGGGATTCCTCTTTCGCCTGCCATAAGTGCACTGCTCCATCTTCTTCCTCTGCTCATGCTATTGGAGGCGATGCCGAAGAGACGGAGGTCGCCCGCCTCCTTGCTGAGCTCCCCACCAAGGCTGGTTACTCCTGCTTTCCGAATCCTTCTCCTCCGCGGCGCCCCGTCCGCCTCTGGGCGGAAACCCCCCTCGAAGATCGGGTCCATGTGCAAGGGGTTCCCGGTGGGGATCCGGCTCTCTTTCGCGGTCTCTCGTCTGTTTTCACCTCCGAGTTGTGGAAGTGCACCGGGTATGTGCCTAAGAAGTTTAATTTCCAGTATAAGGAGTTTCCTTGCTGGGATGAAAAGGAGGGGGAcgaggaggaagaggatgagAATCCTGCGAACCGTGGTGCTGGCGTACTGTTCTCGTTGTCGAAGGAGATTCTTCCTCGCGTACCCAGCGCGAGAAATTTCGATTGGAGGTCATCAGAAGGAGTGAGGAAGCGTGAGGGTGTTAGGCCTTTGGGCGGCGGCAGCCGCTCCCAGAGCAGTGGTAAGAAGGAAAGAAATAACCGGTTTCGGGTAGTTGGAGGCCATTCTGGCAAGCGAAAGAAGGAGGACCAGGGTGAAGGAAAGGACCGGAGCTCGAAGAAAAAGGCCAGGAGCATAGCTTATAAGGCCATGGAGGCTAACAACAAGAGAG TTGGTCGTGTCAACAAATCTGACATGTTTGAGGACGGCAGTCTTCAGGTTGCAGAGTCTAATCTTGAAGATCAGAAGATGGTGGATACAAAGAAAGGCCTTTCAGAATTAAATTCCGGTGATCACCTGGTAGAGGAGGATAAAGTCAGCACAAAATCTGGTAACACTATAGTTGTTAACGCCCAAAGGGGAAGTTTTTCTGATCAAGGATTGAAGCAGAATAACTCGGAAGCACCTGTAAAGGTTGGAAGAGCTGAACAGTTGGATATTGTAAAAACCGAGAATGCTACTGATGATGATGCTTTCATTGCAGCTGGAGGTCAGGGAAATGAGCCTGTCAAGGTTTTGGTTAAAGAAGAG GATGTCAGCAATGTTGTACATGGCTTAAAACAACCAAATGATGGGGATCATCATGAAGGTGTTGTGACAGGCTCTGAGAACTCAAACCATGTTGATACTATTCCACAGAACACTCATCTGGGAATAATCGATTCTACAAGGCCTCCAGATGCAAATGGTACAATTTTACTCAGTTCTAAAATGTATGAAATTGAAGTGAAAAGTGAATTCGGTGGTGAGCAAATCACAGAAAATGCAGAATTTCAATCACATCCTACAACAAATGGCATATTGGCTGATGCGCATCAGGTGCCGTGGAAGCCACACAGTTCCATGTGCTGCTCAACTGAGAATCCTCAGCAGCATGAACCCATTAGCTGTTTGCAACCTGATGAACACAGATCACATGGAGAG GTAGTGGATGAATCAGCAGGGTTAGTGGTAGCCCCTGAAGGTTCCACTGGAGGGAAGCTTGACTCAGTAAATGCCCTAGAGTCCCTGAAATCAGGAGACCCAGACATCAGTCATTCTACTTGCGATGCTTGTGAATTGGATAACGGTGGCAGGATAGTTTCACCAATACAGGGTACCTCAAGAGGTGACTCAGCAGGACCCACTAGTTCTTTAGAAGAAAAACATGACTCCATTGCTTATGATTCCCCCAAATCAGCAGGGCCATACACTGGTCAACCGGCTAGCAGTGGTCATAAAGGTCTGGGAAAAATTCCTTCATCTGCACTAGTCAGCTCTAGATCAGTTTTGGGAAAGCCTGATTCGGGAAAGTCTGAGTCACCAGGTATTGCAGCATCCTTGACAACTATGAAGGCTGTTCACTCATCCAAACCACATCGAGTGAAGGTAAACACATCTTCTGTGGGCAAGAAAGAAGATGTGACTATTGGAGTATCACCAGAAGAAAGTACACAAGTGATTTCAAAGCATCCAACAAAGGACAATTCTAGAGTTTCCACATATTCTGAATCCATATTATCACAGCCAAGCAAAATCTCTTACGCTTCTGCTTCTAAGCATGATTTATCAGATCCAAAAGAAAAGCATGCAGGTTCATCTTCTAGAGCTTCCATCAGAGAGAATATGGGAATATTGAGTGAGGTGAATACTCAAGGTGCATCTTCGGTTCAAATCAAAGTGAAATCTTCAACAtgccaaaaaaatgaaaagaacaatCAACCGTTTTCTCAACCATCAtcaaagattttcaataattcaattgGTATGCGGCTGCCAACCTCAGTTAATACTCTAAATGCAGGACTGAGTGATGAAGAG CTAGCACTATTGCTACATCAACAACTAAACAGCTCTCCTAGAGTTCCTAGGGTGCCCCGAGTGCGTCAAGCAACTGGTATGCAGTTGACCTCTCCAACTGGCACAAGTATGCTATCAAAGCGGTCTTCCTTCTCTGGAGGAAAAGATCATGTTGTG GTTCCTAGAAGGAAGAACAAGGAAGATCCATCCAGAGATGGTTCTCGCAATTCTCGGGAGTTAAGTGGTGACACCAAAAGGCTGGGCAGGTACCCACTGTCTCCTGATAAAAAACATCTGGACTCTTCCCTTATGACAGTTGGCTCTTTCAAGAATGATGCATGGAGTAGGTCTCCTGATAGTGCTACATCTGGGAGGAAGAATACTCCCATTGCTTCCACTGCAGGGTCAAACAGTACCCATTCTTCATCCTTAGATGTAAATGGACAAAATGTTTTAGCCACAAGAAGTTTGACCAAGGATATTTCTGATGACGATGGTGTTTCTGCTCGCACTCTGCCAG GTTTGGTTGATGAGATTATGAAGAAGGGTAGGTGCACATCATATGAAGAGCTATGTGATGCTGTTCATCCG CATTGGCATAGCTTGAGGAAGCCAAATGGCGAACGATATGCATATTCAAGCCATTCACAAGCTGTCTTGGACTGTCTGAGGAACAGGAATGAATGGTCACATCTCATTGATCGGGGTCCCAAG ACAAATTCAAgtaagaaaaggagaaagattGATTCTGACACATCATACATAGAATCTGAGAGCGAAGATGCCAAAAACAAGGACACGAAAGAGGAAGACGACAAGAATGGAGATTCACATCGAGAAGATTTCCCAAAGGGCAAGAGGAAAGCCCGGAAACGCAGACACCTGGAACTACACAGTCGAAGTTCAAAAGACAGGAAGAGGCACAAGCAAGATTTGACGGTTAATGATCCGGCAGCACATTCCCATTCAAGCAACGAAGACGATGACAGTGATGAGGATGAAAGCCAAGAAGCCAGATTCCATGCTGTAGGAACTGAGGTCTCTGCATCCTCCTCTGATGAAACCGACTAA
- the LOC120275283 gene encoding uncharacterized protein LOC120275283 isoform X3 yields the protein MKGRSHPLPTADPPDDWGDGSWTVDCSCGVTYDDGEEMVSCDECGVWVHTRCSRFSKGDSSFACHKCTAPSSSSAHAIGGDAEETEVARLLAELPTKAGYSCFPNPSPPRRPVRLWAETPLEDRVHVQGVPGGDPALFRGLSSVFTSELWKCTGYVPKKFNFQYKEFPCWDEKEGDEEEEDENPANRGAGVLFSLSKEILPRVPSARNFDWRSSEGVRKREGVRPLGGGSRSQSSGKKERNNRFRVVGGHSGKRKKEDQGEGKDRSSKKKARSIAYKAMEANNKRGSVGRVNKSDMFEDGSLQVAESNLEDQKMVDTKKGLSELNSGDHLVEEDKVSTKSGNTIVVNAQRGSFSDQGLKQNNSEAPVKVGRAEQLDIVKTENATDDDAFIAAGGQGNEPVKVLVKEEDVSNVVHGLKQPNDGDHHEGVVTGSENSNHVDTIPQNTHLGIIDSTRPPDANEFQSHPTTNGILADAHQVPWKPHSSMCCSTENPQQHEPISCLQPDEHRSHGEVVDESAGLVVAPEGSTGGKLDSVNALESLKSGDPDISHSTCDACELDNGGRIVSPIQGTSRGDSAGPTSSLEEKHDSIAYDSPKSAGPYTGQPASSGHKGLGKIPSSALVSSRSVLGKPDSGKSESPGIAASLTTMKAVHSSKPHRVKVNTSSVGKKEDVTIGVSPEESTQVISKHPTKDNSRVSTYSESILSQPSKISYASASKHDLSDPKEKHAGSSSRASIRENMGILSEVNTQGASSVQIKVKSSTCQKNEKNNQPFSQPSSKIFNNSIGMRLPTSVNTLNAGLSDEELALLLHQQLNSSPRVPRVPRVRQATGMQLTSPTGTSMLSKRSSFSGGKDHVVVPRRKNKEDPSRDGSRNSRELSGDTKRLGRYPLSPDKKHLDSSLMTVGSFKNDAWSRSPDSATSGRKNTPIASTAGSNSTHSSSLDVNGQNVLATRSLTKDISDDDGVSARTLPGLVDEIMKKGRCTSYEELCDAVHPHWHSLRKPNGERYAYSSHSQAVLDCLRNRNEWSHLIDRGPKTNSSKKRRKIDSDTSYIESESEDAKNKDTKEEDDKNGDSHREDFPKGKRKARKRRHLELHSRSSKDRKRHKQDLTVNDPAAHSHSSNEDDDSDEDESQEARFHAVGTEVSASSSDETD from the exons ATGAAGGGCCGGTCTCATCCCCTACCGACGGCGGACCCGCCTGATGACTGGGGCGACGGTTCCTGGACCGTGGATTGCTCCTGCGGCGTCACCTATGATGATGGCGAGGAGATGGTGAGCTGCGACGAGTGCGGCGTCTGGGTGCACACGCGTTGTTCCCGATTCTCCAAGGGGGATTCCTCTTTCGCCTGCCATAAGTGCACTGCTCCATCTTCTTCCTCTGCTCATGCTATTGGAGGCGATGCCGAAGAGACGGAGGTCGCCCGCCTCCTTGCTGAGCTCCCCACCAAGGCTGGTTACTCCTGCTTTCCGAATCCTTCTCCTCCGCGGCGCCCCGTCCGCCTCTGGGCGGAAACCCCCCTCGAAGATCGGGTCCATGTGCAAGGGGTTCCCGGTGGGGATCCGGCTCTCTTTCGCGGTCTCTCGTCTGTTTTCACCTCCGAGTTGTGGAAGTGCACCGGGTATGTGCCTAAGAAGTTTAATTTCCAGTATAAGGAGTTTCCTTGCTGGGATGAAAAGGAGGGGGAcgaggaggaagaggatgagAATCCTGCGAACCGTGGTGCTGGCGTACTGTTCTCGTTGTCGAAGGAGATTCTTCCTCGCGTACCCAGCGCGAGAAATTTCGATTGGAGGTCATCAGAAGGAGTGAGGAAGCGTGAGGGTGTTAGGCCTTTGGGCGGCGGCAGCCGCTCCCAGAGCAGTGGTAAGAAGGAAAGAAATAACCGGTTTCGGGTAGTTGGAGGCCATTCTGGCAAGCGAAAGAAGGAGGACCAGGGTGAAGGAAAGGACCGGAGCTCGAAGAAAAAGGCCAGGAGCATAGCTTATAAGGCCATGGAGGCTAACAACAAGAGAG GTTCAGTTGGTCGTGTCAACAAATCTGACATGTTTGAGGACGGCAGTCTTCAGGTTGCAGAGTCTAATCTTGAAGATCAGAAGATGGTGGATACAAAGAAAGGCCTTTCAGAATTAAATTCCGGTGATCACCTGGTAGAGGAGGATAAAGTCAGCACAAAATCTGGTAACACTATAGTTGTTAACGCCCAAAGGGGAAGTTTTTCTGATCAAGGATTGAAGCAGAATAACTCGGAAGCACCTGTAAAGGTTGGAAGAGCTGAACAGTTGGATATTGTAAAAACCGAGAATGCTACTGATGATGATGCTTTCATTGCAGCTGGAGGTCAGGGAAATGAGCCTGTCAAGGTTTTGGTTAAAGAAGAG GATGTCAGCAATGTTGTACATGGCTTAAAACAACCAAATGATGGGGATCATCATGAAGGTGTTGTGACAGGCTCTGAGAACTCAAACCATGTTGATACTATTCCACAGAACACTCATCTGGGAATAATCGATTCTACAAGGCCTCCAGATGCAAATG AATTTCAATCACATCCTACAACAAATGGCATATTGGCTGATGCGCATCAGGTGCCGTGGAAGCCACACAGTTCCATGTGCTGCTCAACTGAGAATCCTCAGCAGCATGAACCCATTAGCTGTTTGCAACCTGATGAACACAGATCACATGGAGAG GTAGTGGATGAATCAGCAGGGTTAGTGGTAGCCCCTGAAGGTTCCACTGGAGGGAAGCTTGACTCAGTAAATGCCCTAGAGTCCCTGAAATCAGGAGACCCAGACATCAGTCATTCTACTTGCGATGCTTGTGAATTGGATAACGGTGGCAGGATAGTTTCACCAATACAGGGTACCTCAAGAGGTGACTCAGCAGGACCCACTAGTTCTTTAGAAGAAAAACATGACTCCATTGCTTATGATTCCCCCAAATCAGCAGGGCCATACACTGGTCAACCGGCTAGCAGTGGTCATAAAGGTCTGGGAAAAATTCCTTCATCTGCACTAGTCAGCTCTAGATCAGTTTTGGGAAAGCCTGATTCGGGAAAGTCTGAGTCACCAGGTATTGCAGCATCCTTGACAACTATGAAGGCTGTTCACTCATCCAAACCACATCGAGTGAAGGTAAACACATCTTCTGTGGGCAAGAAAGAAGATGTGACTATTGGAGTATCACCAGAAGAAAGTACACAAGTGATTTCAAAGCATCCAACAAAGGACAATTCTAGAGTTTCCACATATTCTGAATCCATATTATCACAGCCAAGCAAAATCTCTTACGCTTCTGCTTCTAAGCATGATTTATCAGATCCAAAAGAAAAGCATGCAGGTTCATCTTCTAGAGCTTCCATCAGAGAGAATATGGGAATATTGAGTGAGGTGAATACTCAAGGTGCATCTTCGGTTCAAATCAAAGTGAAATCTTCAACAtgccaaaaaaatgaaaagaacaatCAACCGTTTTCTCAACCATCAtcaaagattttcaataattcaattgGTATGCGGCTGCCAACCTCAGTTAATACTCTAAATGCAGGACTGAGTGATGAAGAG CTAGCACTATTGCTACATCAACAACTAAACAGCTCTCCTAGAGTTCCTAGGGTGCCCCGAGTGCGTCAAGCAACTGGTATGCAGTTGACCTCTCCAACTGGCACAAGTATGCTATCAAAGCGGTCTTCCTTCTCTGGAGGAAAAGATCATGTTGTG GTTCCTAGAAGGAAGAACAAGGAAGATCCATCCAGAGATGGTTCTCGCAATTCTCGGGAGTTAAGTGGTGACACCAAAAGGCTGGGCAGGTACCCACTGTCTCCTGATAAAAAACATCTGGACTCTTCCCTTATGACAGTTGGCTCTTTCAAGAATGATGCATGGAGTAGGTCTCCTGATAGTGCTACATCTGGGAGGAAGAATACTCCCATTGCTTCCACTGCAGGGTCAAACAGTACCCATTCTTCATCCTTAGATGTAAATGGACAAAATGTTTTAGCCACAAGAAGTTTGACCAAGGATATTTCTGATGACGATGGTGTTTCTGCTCGCACTCTGCCAG GTTTGGTTGATGAGATTATGAAGAAGGGTAGGTGCACATCATATGAAGAGCTATGTGATGCTGTTCATCCG CATTGGCATAGCTTGAGGAAGCCAAATGGCGAACGATATGCATATTCAAGCCATTCACAAGCTGTCTTGGACTGTCTGAGGAACAGGAATGAATGGTCACATCTCATTGATCGGGGTCCCAAG ACAAATTCAAgtaagaaaaggagaaagattGATTCTGACACATCATACATAGAATCTGAGAGCGAAGATGCCAAAAACAAGGACACGAAAGAGGAAGACGACAAGAATGGAGATTCACATCGAGAAGATTTCCCAAAGGGCAAGAGGAAAGCCCGGAAACGCAGACACCTGGAACTACACAGTCGAAGTTCAAAAGACAGGAAGAGGCACAAGCAAGATTTGACGGTTAATGATCCGGCAGCACATTCCCATTCAAGCAACGAAGACGATGACAGTGATGAGGATGAAAGCCAAGAAGCCAGATTCCATGCTGTAGGAACTGAGGTCTCTGCATCCTCCTCTGATGAAACCGACTAA